GGCCTAGGGCTTAAGTTTCGAAAGGATTCGAAAGATGATCGACAACTAAAAATAAGCAACATTCTAAAACTTTTGGGTTTAGAAGGCTATGAAAAGAGGAATGTTGAATCTCTTTCTGGAGGAGAAATCCAACGTGTTGCTTTAGCCCGATCCCTCGTTCTTGAACCTGAGCTTTTGCTTTTAGATGAGCCTACAGCAAATCTGGATCCCTTCAATGTTCAATTGATCGAGCGAGCAATCATTAAGTATTGCGAAGAAAAAGGAGCAACCCTTATACTTGCTACCCATAATATGAATCAGGCAAGAAGAATTGGGCAACATGGAATTTTTATTGAAAAGGGTAAAATGACCGAGTCTGGTGATATTACGGATTTATTGGAAAATCCCAAAACAAAAGAACTAATTGACTTTCTTGAATGGGTTTAGGGGAAGGGGAAGCAGGGGGACGGTTCTTCTGCTTCCCCCTTTCTCTATGCCTGAACTTAGGTTTGGAGAAAGGCAACCGGTGGTGCACTTGTACCACCAGCGGATATGGATCACTTTTACGAAAAAGGCAAAGAGCTTAATGTGAATCATAAATCAAGCCGTGATCATATATATGATCATGTATTAACGTTTTAACACAAAGAGGCTGGGACAAAACCCACCTCTGAGATGAAAAAGCCGGTGGAATTTTACGATAAGTAAAATTTCACCGGCTTTGATTATTTTCCAATAAAAATAAGGGCCACTTCTGATAAAATAAAGTTACCACACCAAATTTCATCCGAAAGAAGGGTCCTTATGTTCAAAAATTATATCATGAATCAATTAGTTTTGCCTTTAGATTTAGAAGTAAAATTACAAAATAATGATATTGCCTACCATGTCCATCATTTAGTTGAAAGTATCCCTCATGAAGCGTTCGAACCATTTCTTCGAAATGAGGGTTGCCCAGCCTATCATCCAC
The Neobacillus sp. PS3-40 genome window above contains:
- a CDS encoding ABC transporter ATP-binding protein — encoded protein: MTNTVILQQVTVKTANKTLLKIDNFQVNSGKRYVIIGPSGAGKSTLLKSIATLQSYSSGEIFLFNEKMEKKNKRLLRKRMVYVAQQEVMFFGSVEDNVGLGLKFRKDSKDDRQLKISNILKLLGLEGYEKRNVESLSGGEIQRVALARSLVLEPELLLLDEPTANLDPFNVQLIERAIIKYCEEKGATLILATHNMNQARRIGQHGIFIEKGKMTESGDITDLLENPKTKELIDFLEWV